One window of Inquilinus sp. Marseille-Q2685 genomic DNA carries:
- a CDS encoding LacI family DNA-binding transcriptional regulator, with translation MSDVARLAGVATSTVSRALAVPGRVNEATRRRIAAAAEQLGYIPNAAAQSLRAGRSTNIMATLPGPNTNFGVAQIIPAVVQSLSATLSGSGFDLLFCNRNSPAAERHILGQAFDGAIRGVVVFGAAALPSYGRRSLTDAYIPIVSLLIDRSEAGIPSVVTNDRGAMRDGVLHLIALGHRSFLYVAGPPGSYHEAERFAGVLDALATAGLSARAVIRHGGCLGFNAGLEAGVEAAQTYLAMERRPTAVVCCADDAAISFIGTVRPHGVAVPGDVSVLGFDGAAVGAFCDPPLTSLAQPTRDLGIRAADVMLQLLEDVAAVPPLKTTLPSRLLLRASTGAPRRAPGERT, from the coding sequence ATGAGCGACGTCGCACGGTTGGCGGGCGTCGCGACCTCGACGGTCAGCCGCGCCCTCGCCGTTCCAGGCCGGGTCAACGAGGCGACCCGGCGGCGCATCGCCGCCGCGGCCGAGCAGCTCGGCTATATCCCGAACGCCGCGGCACAGAGCCTGCGCGCCGGCAGATCCACGAACATCATGGCCACCCTGCCGGGCCCGAACACCAATTTCGGGGTCGCCCAGATCATTCCGGCGGTGGTGCAGAGCCTCTCCGCCACGCTGTCGGGAAGCGGCTTCGATCTCCTCTTCTGCAATCGCAACTCCCCGGCCGCGGAGAGACACATCCTCGGCCAGGCCTTCGACGGCGCCATCCGCGGCGTGGTCGTGTTCGGCGCTGCGGCCCTGCCGTCCTACGGGCGGCGGTCGCTCACCGATGCCTACATCCCGATCGTGTCGCTGCTGATCGACCGCAGCGAGGCCGGCATTCCGAGCGTCGTCACCAACGATCGCGGCGCGATGCGCGACGGCGTGCTTCACCTGATCGCCCTTGGCCATCGGTCGTTCCTCTATGTCGCCGGCCCGCCAGGCAGCTATCACGAGGCCGAGCGATTCGCGGGGGTGCTCGACGCCCTGGCGACGGCAGGCCTCTCCGCGCGGGCCGTCATCCGCCATGGGGGGTGTCTCGGGTTCAACGCCGGCCTCGAGGCCGGTGTCGAGGCGGCGCAGACGTATCTGGCGATGGAGCGGCGCCCCACCGCCGTCGTCTGCTGCGCCGACGACGCCGCGATCTCGTTCATCGGCACGGTCCGACCGCATGGCGTCGCCGTGCCCGGCGACGTCTCGGTCCTCGGCTTCGACGGGGCCGCCGTCGGCGCATTCTGCGATCCGCCCCTGACCTCTCTGGCGCAGCCGACCCGGGATCTCGGGATTCGGGCCGCGGACGTCATGCTGCAGCTCCTGGAGGACGTCGCCGCCGTGCCGCCGCTGAAGACGACGCTGCCGAGCCGGCTCCTCCTGCGGGCCAGCACGGGCGCCCCGCGGAGGGCGCCGGGAGAGCGCACCTAG